Genomic segment of Dromiciops gliroides isolate mDroGli1 chromosome 3, mDroGli1.pri, whole genome shotgun sequence:
atatacacatacaaatgcacaatacacatacacatacatacatatacaatatatacacagacacatatatacaagtatacaaataccaacacatacacatatgtatgtatgtgtacatatatgtatgtgtatctctctatcatttgtgtctatctgtctatttttctatcttgttgcttatagtattttctccttaggCTGGGAGGTTTGAAACTTGGTTAGGATATCCCTCTAAGTTTTCATGCTGAGATcactttcaggtggtgattggtagatttttttgtctatttctgctttaccctctcattttagaacTTCAAGTCAGTTTTGCTTAACAATTTGTTGTCAGACTCTTTTTTAATCATACCTTTCAGGTAGTCAAACAACTCTTAAGTTGTCTCTCCTTCAACTGTTCTCTAGATCAGTTGCTTTTCTAATGAAatgtttcatgttttcttctatttttttcattattttgattttgtttatttttttttggtgccttATATTATCGTTAGCTTCCTCTttcccaattctagttttcaaggaggtATTTCATGTCTTATGTTTTTTTATCTTTATCCAATTGgatgattttcttttcataatttcttgattttcttggctTACTCATATTTTTCTCCTAatctttcctctatttcttttacttgattttaaaaattcttttaaagttctttgaagAACTCTTCTGATATATGTGACAATttgaaatttctcttttattaggactatatatatgtatataagaatatatattatttgaaatttctctttaaattaggactgtgtgtttgtgtgtgtgtgtgtgtgtgtgtgtgtgtgtgtgtgtgtacatatctcAGATCTTCTCTGTTCCTATAATCTATGGGGtcaggttctttctcctttggtattcattttaatttaatttaatttttagtatCTTATTATCATAGACAACTTTGAGTCCTGAGGTATGGGGAGTGCTGCCCTAGggctcaggtctttcttactgttattttctgtgCTCTGTCAGGCCAACCTTGGACACTCTTAGAGAAGAGCCACAGCTCTTCCCCAGCTAGGGCCCCCAGTCACACTGGGCCTGTGCTGGGAATGCTCTTGCTCCCTGCAGTCCTTCCCATGGCTACAAACCTCCACTCACTCCTCTGTTCTGGAAAAGAAACCAAAGACTCTGCTCTCTTGTAAGTTCCCACAGCCAGCAGGGTCTCTATGCCTCTGCTACCACTCTGACCAGGCTTATGCTCACTCCTCCTCCCTCACCTGCAGCTGCAGCCTGGGACATGTCTAATCAGCACAGTTGGGCCTGGCAACCCAACCCCAACTCTACTGATAAAGTGAAAGTTTCCGCTGCTCCTAAATCTGTTGCCTCAACCCAGCTGCTCCCAAGACTTGTTTTTTGATTCAGTCTGTTGATTCAGATGAAGTCTGCCTAGAGGTGTTTGCACTTCAACCTGGCTATGTCTCTACCCCTAAATATTGAGTCTTTTTTGAGGTCCacacaaattttcttttttggggggtgggggtggggcaatgagggttaagtgacttgcccagggtcacacagctagtaagtgtcaagtatctgaggtcagattctaactcaggtgctcctgaatgcagggcctgtgctttatccactgtgtcacctagcttccccctcaagtTTTCTTAGGATAACTACTTTAAtccacttttatttatttctactgCTCTGCATTCACATTGAGGTAAtattctgttttgtgttttttggggggggggattttggAAAGTTTGGCATTTTCTGACCTACTTTGCCATCTTCCCAGCATCCTCTTCAtcaaagtagtttttttttcttttaaatcatggTAAGGAGAACAGTTTAAGAGCCCTGGAATTAGAAGGTGTTAGTAAAGCAGATTTTTGAAGAAAACAAGAGATTCTGAGTTGGAGGTGAAGCAGGagtgaattccaggtatgggagacaaCCAAGTGATAGGAGATTTATGATCACTCACAAAGACCTTTAATTTTCACTTGGTATAATGATGGTTTTCAACTATGTGCTGCATTAATGTTTAAAAAGTGATGAACTTAATGACCATATAAAGAAGGAATTGCAAATTTTATGAGTTCTATCAATTTactaatcaataaaatgaggcaAGGAGAGGATATATGACTTGCTTATTTGGCTAATAAGGAATTGAGCTGGCCAAATCTTTTTGACCCTAAGCCTTGTTTACTGTATTTTCATCTATACCATATTTTCATTGACTTTGTAAGTTGTAAGTTGCCTTTGAGTTTTCCATCTCCTGATCTGGTTTCACAAGAAGACTTACATTTTCAtagtttggatttttgtttttttagtgagaacTCTAGGAATATTTAAACTTGATTTCTTTCAAGGAAAATTAAGAGGAAATGGTCAATGGGACTCTCTATAGTTAATACTGAGActttggagaaaatattataagaagCCAAATAGCTTACTAAGTTTGATGAAGGGTGTGTGATCACCATAATAAACATAGTTCCAAAGTAATCTATTTATCTCTAGAGTCTCGAAGTGCAAAAAACACACCTAATTGAGCTTACTTCACTTTAATTCATGAAATGAGTAAGGGATTTTCTGACATATTTGCTTGAGAAATTCACATAGAATAGGGGAGATTGATTATGACATTTTTGAATAAAGATTCATGACAAATAGTGTTTCTTCCCATCTGCTATGTATGCAAAAAGAGTCCATGCGCTTACCATGCTTtaggaaattataaaagaaatgtaGAATTCCCCAAAATAAGCCAACTCTAAATGTAATACAAAGTGTCACTAAAGTGTTcctttataaaacaaataaatctaACCCTActctaaaatataaattgtacTCTTCACTAGGAGAGGATTCTTGTCTTTACAAATCTTTAGGGTATACATTCAGATCAAGTAATGgtgattccttttattttattttttttgcaggaggTGGgtggggggcaattagggttaaatgacttgcccaggatcacacagctagtaagtgtcaaatgtctgaggccagatttgaacttaggtcctcctgaatctagagccagtgatttatccactgtgtcacctagctggcccctgctgattattttttgtacatgtttcTATATGTTAGAAGAATTGGATAATTGAGttagtatttttaattttctatttatttacagAAATAATAATGTTTGGTGTGATATAGGTGATGAAGATAAAAGATTTCTGTGATGTCAGCACTCAACTGGACCAATCTGCATCCCAAAACCTTTCTCCTCCTTGGAATTCCAGGACTAGAAACCATTCAAATCTGGATCTCCATCCCCTTCTGTCTGGTGTATATGTTGGCCCTCCTGGGGAACTGCACCCTTCTAATCATCATCAAAAATGACCCTAGCCTACATGAGCCCATGTACATTTTTCTCTCCATGCTTTCAGTGGCAGACTTGATGATTACCACCACCACATTGCCCAAGATCCTCAGTCTCTTCTGGTTTAATGATAAAGTGATATACCTTGAAGCTTGTCTCACTCAGATATTTCTTATACACTCTCTGACCACCATGGAGTCTGGCTTCTGTTTGGCCATGGCATTTGACCGCTATGTGGCCATCTGTAACCCCCTTAGACACTCAGCTATTTTGACCAATGCAGTTATCAAGAGCCTAGGTTTGGTCATTGTTGTTCGGGGAGTTATTTTGCTGAGTCCTCATCCCTTCATGCTTCGATGGCTTCCCTACTGTAGGACCAACATTATCCCCCATACCTACTGTGAATTCATGGCACTGATCAAACTTTCCTGTGCCCAGACCAAGATCCATAGAGCCTACAGTCTCTCTGTTGCTTTCCTTACTGCAGGACTGGACTTCATCCTGATTATCTGTTCCTATGTCCTCATTCTCCATGCTGTATTTCACCTACCCTCCAAGGAAGCTAGACGGAAGACCCTGGGCACCTGTGGCTCCCATGTGTGGGTCATTTTAACTTTTTATACTCctgccttcttctccttccttacaCATAGGTTTGGTCATAATATTGCTCCCCATGTCCACATTTTTATAGCCAACATCTACCTTCTTATCCCACCCATGGTGAATCCTATAATTTATGGTGTTAAAACAAAACGGATTCGGGAGAGGTTCCTTAAAATCTTCATGGACTAAATACCTTGAACTTTAAAAAGAAGTGATTTTGTCAAATGGTTCATCTGTATGAAACATAAAACATTAACTGGGAATTCAGTTTCATCCTTgagaaaaatgaagattaaagcaTTTGTAAGTAATTTCTAAACCCCAAATTATGGGATCCAAAGGTTCTCATACACTGACCATAGTTAATAATAGCTTTTAAGCACAGATTATTTATGATAGTATCTGGTAGAATCCAAGGTGAATTCTATGTGTAAGAAGGACATCAAATATACCTATAGCTTTGATCTATGTTTGCCCCCACAGGCTAGAAATCCCTTGAGTTACATATGCTGAGCTCTATAGAATGATGAAGAGTCACAACTGTAAGGCAAAAGTCTGATGACCCTATAGGTCCTAAGACTACCTAAATAACAAAGGACAATCCCTGCTTAGTAGGCACTTATTTCTGCTCATTTACATCACAAAAGCACTTAAGCAAACAAAagataagtgatttacctagggttgTGCAGAtgcttagtgtctgaggtcaaatttaaactcaggcttttctgactctaggcccagtactttatccactgtgccacccagctgctctaaGTAAGATTAGGATTATAGGCCAGAAGGTATGAAAAAACCAAAGATGCAGAAGAGATATGAGTTTACTGTAGGAGTGCCAGACCTATTTAGTCAGTGACAAAGTTTACTCATGATATTTAAGATATAATGGGTTAGAAGATTAGAGGAGTTAATAGAtgcccctccattttttttttagtaaatgtaatttgtatttattatataactACAATACATGATGTTATGCATTTCTTCTCATTTGCTATATGTTTCTTTGATGTATATGCTAATGCTTTACATATTCATGTAGTGCGAACAGATATGTTTCTGCCTGTGGCATGCACATATGTTGATGTTTTAAATCTGCTTTTTGATGCCATGTGTTATATAATGTAGGACATGTTCTTGATTATATATGAGGTGTTCCCACATGGTATTTCTAATGTAGTATGCATAATTTTTCACTATTACTGCTGGTGATATGAACATTTAATGTTGCTTActccttcatttaaattttaaaatggaattttatcAGCATTGCTTGTCCTTATATCACTTACATTTCCCAATATAGAGCTCCCTCATCTCTTTATCAGAAAGCAATCTTTTacaacaaataattaaaaataaattcagtaaAACATTGGAAAAGATTGACCTTATATGCAATGTTCCCTACCCTACAGTTTCCTATCTCtgatacatagacatatacagacacatgcatatatgcatatatataaacacacatacatatatacctatatatgtacatgtatacaaatatatccacacatacatacacatctatacacacatatatttaaaacacATCTATAACCACACATGTGTTCAAAATACATCTACCAATACACATCTATAATTGCATATACacaccaacacacacatacatgtgtacatgtgtgtatgtatgtgtattgtacatatacacagatgtattttaaatatatgtatgcatgtatgtagatGTATTTTAAATACTtgcatatgtatttaaaatacatctacacacatacatatatatatacctatatagatatataaatatgtaaatatgcatgtgcacaggcctggtgctctatctactgcaccacctagatgccatgcttataaaaatgtaatatgtttacacatacatatgcatatatacatatttatgttatatGCCTGTAAGGGGgatacatataatttttaaaagtttgatataCAACATTTATACAGAACTCATACAAatctgtctatatctatttctctctctatgtatctatctatttatctatgtgtctatctatctacaaaAGCTCTTTTCCAGTATATAAATAAAGGACATAAACTAGTTTTGAAAGAATTACAATCTATAAATGACCATTTGAAGCCATTTTCTAATCActattagaaagagaaatgcaaattaaaacaaatctgagattTCTTTCACCTTACACCATGTAAACTAtcaaagatgtaaaaaaaaaaaatgcagaactgTCAATATTGGATGGTctgtgggaaaacaggaacaGGAACATTCTGTGGTCATAGTTATTTATTGTTCTTCATATCCTGGAGGAAACAAAATGAGCTTTCTATATAGGCTCAATAACAAGAGTCATTCCTCTATCTTAGACAATgatttcccccccccttttttttttgtagggcaatgggggttaagtgatttgcccagggtcacacagctagtaagtgtcaagtgtctgaggccggatttgaactcaggtactcctgaatccggggctggtgctttactcactgcaccacctagctgccccctagaatgacTTCCCTTTAAGTTAAAATGAGGGAACCCATTTTCATATATTTCTGCTCCTTTAAACCCTCTCCATTTCTGTCCTTGATGCTTGGTTGACATAACAAATATTCCTTATTTTGGTAGATTCATGAAAAAAAGTTGTGCAATATGGCTAAGAGGCCAGATGACCATCCCTCtgtggggatcaatttttaattggcagtgttagctaagtggctcgctgcaattttagggcaaggaaggagaccagcagcctccctcaaaacagagcaggatttatttaacaagaacgaacttaaaaaaaaaaaaaacaacacaaactggatcagtaggatcaagggaaaggaaataaaatgaagaaagggaaattatacaacctgaataagaccaccacccaggaatcagctgagaatacagagcagcatcctgtcgccttccagcttcccgctagaatggtgaatctccttcTTCCTAGCAGACCCCAgatagcccccagccaattggctgactgctctgacagtcacatgactgccctcactaggcttccaatcattataattttgccaggctgatgtaggcgtcagtgagtggtgatgacgtgaggtgccagttccatggcgatggctacaaccactgggtggagcaccatgctgtttgcagagccccagaggccagtgcacgaGCTgaggtcattttaaaaaaaattctagccaaaagatggggtcataaaaacctcaactAACAATCAATTCTTTACATCTCCAAGGATAATGCAAAGAGAAGCCATCTATTGTTCCTTCCTTTTCCAGCCTAGTGTGGGACCTGGTCTGAGGGAGTTCTCACCTTGgcagaatattattattttaaagtgaaatctaattgatatatttttaaaatttcacccACATTTCTCTGGgtatttttctcccctctcttctgaTAGAACCACTACTTAtaacagagaagagacagagagacagagacagagacacacacacagaaagagagagagggagagagagagagagaaagagagagagagagagagagagagagagagagagagagagagagagagagagagagagagagagagagcagttcAGCACACTAACAAGCTGAACAAAaagcagctatttttttttcagtgttgcCCACTGAGCTTGGAGGGGTAATACTCAGACTAAAGAAGTTTCAGCTTCAGCATACTCCTTTTAGCTGTGACCATTAATAATATGAAACACATAGTTTCTGGTTGAtttaatccttttattaataggccagaaggttattaataaaagaatggttaTTGGgtatctctctcagaccaaagaacCCTAATGGTTGTGGGGTCACATTTTATATACCCTCTAACTATAgcaggtccatcacatagcaatcaaatctaattggttggcatgattggaggtgtgttatattaaaatgaagtctggggataagtgacttaggccactcaaatcttggtaaaaagaagacaaagaatgcAAACCCCACCAAAGCTGATGGGAGCACAATGGTTTCCACCGAAGTATGGTATAATGCAGcctaaatctcatcagtaaagccCTTCAGCCATCTAAAGAAATAGATGACCCAAGATTCTTTCACCTAGATGAatcctactttcaaggagaactggaggtgagtgcgggggtgggggtggggagagggagggcagagaaagaactaaaaaagaaggggagaacatTGGATCCCccaagatattaattattaataatcatttctcatacAGCATAAGGTGACATAATTCAGGAGCTGTCATAGGATGACAACACTCAGATCCCAGCATGGGTAGCTTCTCTGGCAGCAGTTGTTACCATGTAGGGTTAGTAGTATTCAGCCCAAGCACAGTAGCTTTGCTGTTCTGGCTTTAGCATGAAACAGCTCTGGAAGCAGCACTCCTTCCAGTATAGGGAACCAGTGCTCAGCCCCAACATTACAGCAGCACTAACTAGCAGAAATGGTAGACTTTAAACAATGTTCAGTCCAACAGAGAGGTCAGGAGTAAGGACCCAGAGTGGTGCTTTGCCTTCAGGAC
This window contains:
- the LOC122748046 gene encoding olfactory receptor 52K2-like, encoding MSALNWTNLHPKTFLLLGIPGLETIQIWISIPFCLVYMLALLGNCTLLIIIKNDPSLHEPMYIFLSMLSVADLMITTTTLPKILSLFWFNDKVIYLEACLTQIFLIHSLTTMESGFCLAMAFDRYVAICNPLRHSAILTNAVIKSLGLVIVVRGVILLSPHPFMLRWLPYCRTNIIPHTYCEFMALIKLSCAQTKIHRAYSLSVAFLTAGLDFILIICSYVLILHAVFHLPSKEARRKTLGTCGSHVWVILTFYTPAFFSFLTHRFGHNIAPHVHIFIANIYLLIPPMVNPIIYGVKTKRIRERFLKIFMD